From one Deltaproteobacteria bacterium genomic stretch:
- a CDS encoding LLM class flavin-dependent oxidoreductase codes for MADGHIPCGIEIPQVFIGGPVDTDHIKKFVARAEELDYDSLWTQERILSNFSMLEPVTLMTYVAAATSRLRIGASVLLTVLRNPLQLAKSLASLDQLSGGRIVPGIGLGGVRGRMWPEPETVFGYPSEHRVTRFVEGIKVMQALWSEERVSFEGRFWNFTDVAMEPKPLQQPFPLWFGGHAEPALRRAITYGAGWMGAGSSGTDRFVKEHGRIVRLLDEARRDPATFTISKRVYLAVDDDRDRAERRLREFFAVRYRNADMASQVCVWGGRQEVIDKLNQVVGFGARHLLLNPAFDEMEHLELLAEDVVPHLG; via the coding sequence ATGGCGGACGGCCACATCCCCTGCGGCATCGAGATCCCCCAGGTGTTCATCGGTGGACCCGTGGACACGGACCACATCAAGAAGTTCGTGGCCCGGGCCGAGGAACTGGACTACGACAGCCTCTGGACCCAGGAGCGCATCCTCAGCAACTTCTCGATGCTGGAGCCGGTCACCCTGATGACCTACGTGGCCGCGGCAACCTCCCGCCTCAGGATCGGCGCCTCGGTGCTGCTCACCGTGCTGCGCAATCCCTTGCAGCTCGCCAAGAGCCTCGCGAGCCTGGACCAGTTGAGCGGCGGGCGCATCGTTCCCGGCATCGGCCTCGGAGGCGTCCGCGGACGCATGTGGCCCGAGCCCGAGACCGTCTTCGGCTACCCTTCCGAGCACCGCGTGACCCGCTTCGTGGAAGGCATCAAGGTCATGCAGGCGCTGTGGAGCGAGGAACGCGTCAGCTTCGAGGGACGGTTCTGGAACTTCACCGACGTCGCCATGGAGCCCAAGCCGCTGCAACAGCCGTTCCCGCTCTGGTTCGGCGGCCACGCCGAGCCGGCCCTCCGACGGGCCATCACCTACGGCGCCGGCTGGATGGGCGCCGGGTCCTCGGGCACCGACCGCTTCGTCAAGGAGCACGGGCGCATCGTGCGCCTGCTGGACGAAGCCAGGCGGGACCCGGCCACCTTCACCATCTCCAAGCGCGTCTACCTCGCGGTGGACGACGACCGCGACCGGGCGGAACGGCGCCTGCGCGAGTTCTTCGCCGTGCGCTACCGCAACGCCGACATGGCCTCGCAGGTGTGCGTCTGGGGCGGGCGCCAGGAGGTCATCGACAAGCTCAACCAAGTGGTGGGCTTCGGCGCCCGGCACCTGCTCCTCAACCCGGCCTTCGACGAGATGGAGCACCTGGAGTTGCTCGCCGAAGACGTCGTGCCCCATCTCGGATAG
- a CDS encoding MFS transporter translates to MEPTDSRNSERWARRLNYLAGACVSSSMSAAVTYVPLYMKSLGSSYFVSGLPLGVRAIGRFTFDAAAIVVAGRGVRPQTILALGVTFTGLALLACALFPGAYPVTAAFFFIGAGVAWVQIALRQIVFEGAQAGRRGRALGILSRPRAGGGGSRCWAGRRGRALGILSLFLASGPMVGIALGGFVSEHLGYRTLFAVGAGFVLWLPLLLVRLTPREKKPKGREGSLHGRVIREILCTPGAGLLCAASFFSLFYQPARALALAFYATDSLGLSLSSYGIMRGISQLGNVNGRFFGGLWTDRSGVGACLATGFFISAAGYALVPWTTDFWSLLVVHTAVGAGAGMVNLAGQVGILSLFPSAMRGQAMALHRAVGDVGLFLGPMVVTAGLDAFGFYPVFMGLAAPPLVFGLWTVLGRSLPRADAVPDG, encoded by the coding sequence GTGGAACCCACCGACTCCCGAAACAGCGAGCGTTGGGCGCGCCGGCTCAACTACCTGGCGGGCGCCTGTGTCTCCAGTTCCATGAGCGCGGCGGTCACTTACGTGCCGCTCTACATGAAGAGCCTGGGCTCTTCGTACTTTGTCAGCGGGCTCCCCCTGGGAGTGCGGGCCATCGGCCGGTTCACCTTTGACGCCGCGGCCATCGTCGTGGCCGGGCGGGGGGTTCGCCCGCAGACGATACTTGCGCTGGGGGTCACGTTCACCGGTCTGGCTCTGCTGGCTTGCGCGCTGTTCCCCGGCGCCTACCCCGTCACCGCGGCGTTCTTCTTCATAGGCGCCGGCGTCGCATGGGTGCAGATCGCGCTCCGGCAGATCGTGTTCGAGGGGGCACAGGCGGGCCGGCGAGGCCGCGCCCTGGGAATCCTGAGCCGGCCAAGGGCTGGTGGGGGCGGAAGCCGATGCTGGGCGGGCCGGCGAGGCCGCGCCCTGGGAATCCTGAGCCTCTTCCTGGCCTCGGGTCCCATGGTAGGCATCGCCCTCGGCGGATTCGTCTCCGAGCACCTGGGGTACCGCACGCTGTTCGCCGTGGGGGCGGGCTTCGTTCTGTGGCTGCCGCTGCTGCTGGTGCGGCTCACGCCGCGGGAGAAGAAACCCAAAGGCCGGGAAGGGTCGCTGCACGGGCGGGTGATCCGCGAGATCCTGTGCACGCCCGGCGCGGGGCTGCTGTGCGCCGCGAGCTTCTTCTCCCTGTTCTACCAGCCGGCGCGCGCGCTGGCGCTGGCGTTCTACGCCACCGACTCCCTGGGCCTGTCGCTCAGCTCCTACGGCATCATGCGCGGCATCAGCCAGCTCGGCAACGTGAACGGTCGCTTCTTCGGCGGACTCTGGACCGACCGCTCGGGGGTCGGCGCGTGTCTCGCCACCGGTTTCTTTATCTCGGCGGCAGGCTACGCGCTGGTACCGTGGACGACGGACTTCTGGTCGCTCCTGGTCGTGCACACCGCCGTGGGTGCCGGCGCCGGCATGGTGAACCTCGCGGGCCAGGTGGGGATCCTGTCGCTGTTCCCGTCGGCCATGCGCGGGCAGGCCATGGCGCTGCACCGCGCGGTGGGGGACGTGGGACTGTTCCTGGGCCCGATGGTCGTCACCGCCGGTCTGGACGCCTTCGGCTTCTACCCGGTGTTCATGGGCCTGGCGGCGCCGCCGCTGGTGTTCGGGTTGTGGACGGTGCTGGGAAGGTCGCTGCCACGCGCGGACGCGGTGCCGGACGGTTGA
- a CDS encoding thioesterase family protein encodes MKRFVSERRVEFADCDSARIVFYPNFYKWFDRATERLFASVGLTYRAMEERHGVIGLPLLETGSKYLRPCRHGERVRLESWVDSWREKVFVVQHRIECEGEPAVEGYETRAWAALTETEPRSMRAVAIPASVRELFL; translated from the coding sequence TTGAAACGCTTCGTATCCGAACGCCGGGTGGAGTTCGCTGACTGCGATTCTGCCCGAATCGTGTTCTATCCCAACTTTTACAAGTGGTTCGACCGCGCCACGGAACGGCTGTTCGCCTCCGTGGGACTGACCTACCGTGCCATGGAGGAACGCCACGGCGTCATCGGCCTGCCCCTCCTGGAAACCGGCTCCAAGTACCTGCGTCCCTGCCGCCACGGAGAGCGGGTGCGCCTGGAGAGTTGGGTGGACTCCTGGCGCGAGAAGGTGTTCGTGGTGCAGCACCGCATCGAGTGCGAGGGCGAGCCGGCGGTGGAGGGCTACGAGACCCGCGCCTGGGCCGCCTTGACCGAGACGGAACCCCGGTCCATGCGCGCGGTCGCCATCCCCGCCTCCGTCCGGGAACTGTTTCTGTAG